The proteins below come from a single Pseudarthrobacter sp. SSS035 genomic window:
- a CDS encoding ATP-binding protein, whose product MENPFRPTAGATPPDLVGRGGVLDEFAYGLRIGSGAPGLLTIFTGARGIGKTVMLGAAEDLAIGSGWAVVSETATGGFLGRIGEAMRRLTNELGDGPTGRRVTALSVAGFAVTTQLAPEEQVDWRVRGSELLRLLAQRGTGLVITVDEIHAADRKELSQLAADVQHFIRDGLPIGLIFAGLPAAVSDLLNEGVATFLRRADRIDLHAASIAEVERSFTETFEGAGKTLGPELARKAAEATGGYPFLIQLVGYYLWQEAERASGGLDAAAVDQAVTAARRRNERVVIEAALSTTSGRDRDFLQAMAEDSGPSSTTDIGKRTGMRPNAVGNYRTRLVDAGLIEPAGHGLVDFAIPGLREYLTPRPAH is encoded by the coding sequence ATGGAAAACCCGTTTCGCCCCACAGCGGGGGCGACTCCGCCTGATCTGGTTGGGCGTGGGGGAGTGCTGGACGAGTTCGCTTACGGCCTCCGCATCGGTTCGGGGGCCCCAGGCCTTTTGACCATCTTCACCGGAGCCCGGGGTATCGGCAAGACTGTGATGCTCGGCGCAGCCGAAGATCTTGCTATAGGTAGCGGCTGGGCGGTTGTTTCGGAGACGGCTACGGGAGGGTTTCTGGGCCGGATTGGTGAGGCAATGCGGCGGCTGACCAATGAACTGGGCGATGGGCCCACGGGCCGGCGTGTCACGGCGTTGTCGGTTGCCGGCTTCGCTGTTACGACCCAACTGGCTCCTGAGGAGCAGGTTGACTGGCGTGTCCGTGGTTCGGAGCTTTTGCGTCTGCTGGCGCAGCGGGGCACCGGCCTGGTCATCACTGTTGACGAGATCCATGCCGCTGATCGCAAGGAATTGTCCCAACTCGCAGCCGACGTACAGCACTTCATCCGTGACGGACTGCCCATCGGGCTTATTTTTGCCGGCCTTCCTGCCGCGGTCTCCGACCTGCTCAATGAGGGCGTTGCCACGTTCTTGCGCAGAGCGGACCGCATCGACCTCCACGCAGCTTCGATCGCCGAAGTCGAACGCTCCTTTACCGAAACATTTGAAGGTGCAGGGAAGACTCTCGGCCCCGAGTTGGCAAGGAAAGCGGCAGAAGCCACCGGCGGCTATCCCTTCCTGATCCAGCTGGTCGGCTACTACCTCTGGCAAGAAGCGGAAAGGGCCTCTGGAGGCCTGGACGCTGCGGCTGTGGACCAGGCAGTCACGGCTGCCCGCCGCAGAAACGAACGCGTGGTCATCGAAGCTGCACTGTCCACAACGTCCGGGAGGGATCGGGACTTCCTGCAGGCCATGGCGGAGGACTCCGGGCCTTCCTCAACCACCGATATCGGCAAACGAACGGGTATGCGGCCCAACGCCGTGGGCAACTACCGAACCCGCCTGGTGGACGCCGGGCTCATAGAGCCTGCAGGACACGGGCTTGTCGACTTCGCAATCCCAGGATTACGCGAATACCTGACCCCGCGTCCAGCTCATTAG
- a CDS encoding DUF4158 domain-containing protein: MAGEYLTAAEEAAYGRYALEAPDRSVLERFFFLDDFDHQLVAKRRGDYNRLGFGLQLVTVRHLGAFLDVPTAVVDFVAGQVGVADPSSVKRYMERKQTRFEHQWEIAEVCGFVTYASMEAELLEWVDQQAWTSDTGPKTLFYAAVAWLRGHRVLLPGVSTLRDQVAGVRKKAESRLHDALAALVTREQAAALDRLLLVSGQERRSQLDLWRHPPRRDPSGRSMTALTASSSP, from the coding sequence ATGGCTGGTGAATATTTGACGGCTGCCGAAGAGGCAGCGTACGGGCGGTATGCGCTTGAGGCTCCGGATCGGTCGGTGTTGGAGCGGTTTTTCTTTCTCGACGACTTTGACCACCAGTTGGTGGCGAAGCGCAGGGGCGATTACAATCGGCTCGGTTTTGGGCTCCAGCTTGTGACTGTTCGTCATCTGGGTGCTTTCCTGGATGTACCAACTGCTGTAGTCGATTTCGTCGCCGGCCAGGTGGGTGTGGCCGATCCGTCGTCTGTGAAGCGGTACATGGAACGGAAACAGACCCGGTTCGAGCATCAGTGGGAGATCGCTGAGGTGTGTGGCTTCGTCACTTACGCTTCGATGGAGGCGGAACTGCTGGAGTGGGTGGACCAGCAGGCGTGGACGAGCGACACGGGGCCCAAGACGCTGTTTTATGCGGCGGTGGCCTGGCTTCGCGGGCACCGCGTGCTGCTGCCGGGAGTGAGCACCCTCCGGGACCAGGTGGCCGGTGTCAGGAAGAAGGCCGAGTCCCGGTTACATGATGCTCTCGCTGCGCTGGTGACGCGTGAGCAGGCAGCGGCACTGGATAGATTGCTTCTGGTCTCTGGACAGGAGCGGCGGTCCCAGCTGGATTTATGGCGTCATCCGCCGCGTAGGGATCCATCGGGCCGGTCCATGACGGCGCTAACGGCTTCTTCTTCGCCTTGA
- a CDS encoding DUF559 domain-containing protein — MQSVSTAISKTERQVRDKLLGLGIQVHKGRSGIQCGHEPGRNNFPILTPDILISKTKVCVEVDPAYTHAGKETVDETRNELLAEVGWTVVRLRLGGLKAVGQHDVLVESEAVNNEAITALAAAISDATAGLPGVIRRVEKKQATAARKKFRLGAITEHKYYDNAFHVSWTLDSGAVLRAEAMDSGLYLAIATKWEAPRFIRPLDLHQRPRKEWRSTLHQVLENMDGSDFVRSQLSPGAITCL; from the coding sequence GTGCAGTCAGTCAGCACAGCCATCTCAAAAACCGAGCGCCAGGTAAGGGACAAACTGCTAGGGCTTGGGATTCAAGTGCACAAGGGGCGCAGCGGGATCCAATGCGGGCACGAACCAGGGCGCAACAACTTTCCGATTCTCACACCCGACATTCTGATATCCAAAACAAAGGTCTGCGTTGAAGTCGACCCGGCGTACACCCACGCAGGAAAGGAAACCGTGGACGAGACGCGCAACGAGTTACTGGCTGAAGTCGGATGGACCGTTGTAAGGCTACGGCTGGGCGGCCTTAAAGCAGTGGGTCAACACGACGTGTTGGTTGAATCCGAGGCAGTAAATAATGAGGCGATCACCGCTCTGGCAGCGGCAATATCTGATGCGACGGCCGGCCTCCCCGGCGTCATACGACGGGTCGAGAAAAAGCAGGCAACAGCAGCCAGGAAAAAATTCCGGCTTGGGGCCATCACGGAACACAAATACTATGACAACGCCTTCCACGTATCTTGGACCTTAGACTCCGGAGCAGTGCTGCGCGCGGAAGCCATGGATTCTGGACTTTATCTGGCCATTGCCACAAAATGGGAAGCTCCCCGGTTCATCCGCCCGCTGGACCTGCATCAAAGGCCAAGGAAGGAGTGGCGGTCAACTCTGCACCAGGTCCTCGAAAACATGGATGGATCTGACTTCGTGCGGTCTCAACTTTCCCCTGGGGCAATCACCTGTTTGTAG
- a CDS encoding helicase associated domain-containing protein, producing the protein MDRRVRRAPDAEWVLMYRSGLSRARIAALVRVPPAAIGYHLVIARRQDPGLESEHRAAAGTLHPTYRDGLARVPGWDTNPRHAADEARWHDRLAQLVAFRAEGHDWPRHHDYDSDREHALGVWIHTQRYTRRAGDLDPAKLKLLDEAVPGWQTGRTRGRPPFRP; encoded by the coding sequence ATGGACAGGCGGGTACGGCGCGCACCGGACGCGGAATGGGTGCTGATGTACCGGTCCGGGCTGAGCCGGGCCCGTATCGCGGCCCTCGTGCGCGTCCCGCCCGCCGCGATTGGCTACCACCTGGTCATCGCCCGCCGCCAGGACCCGGGCCTGGAGTCCGAACACCGGGCCGCCGCCGGCACCCTGCACCCCACCTACCGCGACGGACTGGCCCGGGTCCCCGGCTGGGACACCAACCCCCGACACGCGGCGGATGAGGCCCGCTGGCATGACCGCCTCGCTCAGCTCGTGGCATTCCGGGCTGAAGGTCATGACTGGCCGCGGCATCACGATTACGACTCAGACCGGGAACACGCCCTCGGGGTGTGGATCCACACCCAGCGCTACACCCGCCGGGCCGGCGACCTCGACCCCGCCAAACTTAAGCTCCTTGATGAGGCTGTGCCCGGCTGGCAGACCGGGCGTACCCGGGGCCGCCCACCGTTCCGGCCCTGA
- a CDS encoding formaldehyde-activating enzyme, giving the protein MTDTYDIDGKFAQGWGGEAPNGVHVNVLLARRGSPTAASITTAFTSPSPGFTPILASLGPDQASYVTLNPPTVILNKSKPDTAFQETLIFGASQVGIAQGILDTVAEGLITQDQDTIALVSLWVDPAAADETQVRRNAREATAKASREAVIGRSEHEHLDLLEHRETLTHPFYGGR; this is encoded by the coding sequence ATGACTGACACCTACGATATCGACGGCAAATTTGCCCAGGGATGGGGCGGGGAAGCCCCGAACGGCGTCCACGTCAACGTCCTCCTGGCCAGAAGGGGCAGCCCAACAGCGGCGTCAATCACCACCGCCTTCACCTCGCCCTCGCCCGGCTTCACCCCCATTCTTGCCAGTCTGGGCCCGGACCAGGCCTCCTACGTCACTCTCAATCCGCCCACAGTGATCCTGAACAAATCCAAACCGGATACGGCTTTCCAGGAGACCCTCATCTTCGGCGCATCCCAGGTCGGGATCGCCCAGGGCATCCTGGACACCGTCGCCGAGGGGCTGATCACACAGGACCAGGACACCATCGCCCTCGTCTCCCTCTGGGTGGACCCGGCAGCCGCGGACGAGACCCAGGTACGCAGGAACGCCCGTGAAGCCACCGCCAAAGCCTCCCGCGAGGCAGTCATCGGACGATCCGAGCACGAACACCTCGACCTGCTCGAGCACCGGGAAACCCTGACCCACCCCTTCTACGGGGGCCGCTAA
- a CDS encoding MFS transporter: protein MITPAEKRIENVDFDDIPLNRFHIRMTALTFGAHFNDGFAVGIIGMAIVMIARDGAMELNAWSTGALGAAALLGLFFGALIFGAVADKIGRQRVFALSFVVITLATFAQFWVQEPWQLLILRLIMGLGIGGDYAVGHTMLAEILPRKRRGEILGSFSVIWTIGYVLATILGIWFLQSDVPEAWRWMLIAPGFIAAIVLVARLGIPESPRWLKRNGHDARARQILDKHFGTHVTLGDEENAEGPTEGMLALFKPKYIRRTLFNCTFFACIVAPYFAIYTFLPTLLKQMGLSDLAESGGGYAVEVYLNMFLLAGALAGIYFTAKFSRRGFLITGFFVLTISLIALALVPTGATLVSVAFFAVFTFTLSAVSNLVGIFPAESFPTPVRSSGIGLATAISRLGSVVSTFLLPVMLIELGVVVTMLSLAGILAFGLVVSWLWAPETKNKTLTECATPILPSQGRAEGTRHKTRI, encoded by the coding sequence ATGATCACACCAGCCGAGAAGCGTATCGAAAACGTTGATTTCGATGACATCCCCCTTAACCGCTTCCACATCCGCATGACCGCCCTGACGTTCGGTGCGCACTTCAACGACGGGTTTGCCGTTGGCATCATTGGCATGGCCATCGTCATGATCGCCAGAGATGGCGCCATGGAACTCAACGCCTGGTCGACCGGCGCCCTCGGCGCCGCCGCGCTCCTCGGGCTCTTCTTCGGCGCGCTCATCTTCGGGGCGGTCGCCGACAAGATCGGACGACAGCGGGTATTCGCGCTGAGCTTCGTCGTCATCACCCTCGCGACGTTCGCCCAATTCTGGGTCCAGGAACCCTGGCAACTACTCATTCTTCGCCTGATCATGGGGCTCGGTATCGGAGGCGACTACGCGGTCGGTCACACCATGCTCGCCGAAATCCTGCCCCGCAAACGACGCGGCGAGATTCTCGGCTCCTTCTCCGTAATCTGGACCATCGGCTACGTACTGGCAACCATCCTCGGTATCTGGTTCCTGCAGTCAGACGTACCGGAAGCCTGGCGTTGGATGCTCATCGCTCCCGGGTTCATCGCCGCCATTGTTCTCGTCGCTCGACTCGGCATCCCCGAGTCCCCCCGATGGCTCAAGCGCAACGGCCACGACGCCCGGGCCCGGCAGATCCTCGACAAGCACTTCGGCACGCACGTCACGCTCGGCGATGAGGAAAACGCTGAAGGTCCCACAGAAGGCATGCTGGCACTCTTCAAGCCCAAATACATCCGACGGACCCTGTTCAACTGCACCTTCTTCGCATGCATTGTTGCCCCGTACTTCGCCATCTACACGTTCCTGCCGACACTGCTCAAGCAAATGGGGCTCTCTGACCTGGCCGAAAGCGGTGGTGGTTACGCCGTCGAGGTGTACCTGAATATGTTCTTGCTCGCCGGTGCACTCGCCGGAATCTATTTCACGGCGAAGTTCTCCCGTCGAGGCTTCCTCATCACAGGGTTCTTCGTCCTCACCATCTCCCTGATTGCCCTCGCCCTCGTCCCCACCGGCGCCACCCTCGTATCCGTCGCTTTCTTCGCGGTCTTCACCTTCACGCTTTCAGCGGTTAGTAATCTCGTCGGTATCTTCCCGGCCGAGAGCTTCCCAACCCCCGTGCGCTCTTCCGGTATCGGTTTGGCAACAGCAATCAGCCGGCTTGGGTCCGTCGTCAGCACCTTCCTGTTGCCCGTCATGCTCATCGAGCTTGGAGTGGTCGTCACGATGTTGAGTCTCGCCGGGATTCTTGCCTTCGGCCTCGTCGTGTCCTGGCTCTGGGCGCCAGAGACAAAGAACAAGACACTCACAGAATGCGCCACCCCAATACTCCCCTCCCAGGGGCGGGCCGAAGGCACCAGGCACAAAACCAGGATCTGA
- a CDS encoding NAD-dependent succinate-semialdehyde dehydrogenase has protein sequence MSLTFRKDLFIGGQWRPASNGARFPVLDPANGEVIEQVADASPEDGQDALRAADAAQKEWAATAPRVRAEILRRAFEIVTARADEFAETITREMGKPLAEARAEVKYGAEFLRWFSEEAPRISGRYSTAPDAGSRLLVLRRPVGPCLFITPWNFPLAMATRKIAPALAAGCTSILKPAAQTPLTALLFAEVLQQAGVPAGVVNVIPTQQAGAVTGPLIGSDKLRKLSFTGSTAVGKQLIKSAADQVLRVSMELGGNAPFIVFEDADLDAAVEGALVAKLRNGGEACVAANRFLVHESVAERFSTALTERMGKNVAGHGLDTRTTIGPLIDKGTRDKVNDLVVEAVADGATVTVGGTVPDGEGWFYPPTVLVDVPSTSRILKEEIFGPVAPIITFSSEQEAVDLANATEYGLVCFAYTRDLDRTLRLAESLETGMLGINTGIVSNPAAPFGGVKQSGIGREGGFEGIDEYLETVYVGIAGPSAPN, from the coding sequence ATGAGCCTGACTTTCCGTAAGGATCTGTTCATCGGCGGGCAGTGGCGGCCAGCCTCAAACGGTGCCCGCTTCCCGGTATTGGATCCGGCCAACGGAGAGGTGATTGAGCAGGTTGCCGACGCGAGCCCCGAAGACGGGCAGGACGCTCTGCGCGCCGCGGACGCAGCGCAGAAGGAGTGGGCGGCAACCGCTCCGCGGGTGCGCGCCGAGATACTGCGTCGTGCGTTTGAGATTGTTACCGCCCGGGCCGATGAGTTCGCAGAAACCATCACCCGCGAAATGGGCAAGCCTCTTGCTGAGGCCAGGGCGGAAGTGAAATACGGGGCCGAATTCCTTCGCTGGTTCTCCGAGGAAGCACCACGGATCTCCGGCCGCTATTCGACTGCTCCGGATGCAGGCAGCCGCTTGCTCGTGCTCCGACGCCCGGTTGGTCCCTGCCTTTTCATCACACCGTGGAACTTCCCGCTGGCTATGGCCACGAGGAAAATCGCGCCCGCGCTGGCTGCAGGATGCACGAGCATACTGAAGCCGGCTGCGCAGACCCCGTTGACGGCGCTCCTTTTCGCGGAGGTGCTCCAGCAAGCAGGGGTTCCCGCGGGCGTTGTCAACGTCATCCCGACCCAACAGGCCGGCGCGGTGACCGGGCCGCTCATCGGGAGCGACAAACTCCGCAAGCTCTCCTTCACCGGTTCGACGGCCGTCGGGAAGCAGCTCATCAAGTCAGCCGCAGATCAGGTGCTTCGTGTCTCGATGGAGCTGGGGGGCAACGCGCCCTTCATCGTGTTCGAGGACGCGGACCTCGACGCGGCCGTCGAGGGCGCGCTGGTTGCCAAGCTCCGCAACGGTGGCGAGGCCTGCGTGGCCGCGAACCGTTTTCTCGTGCATGAATCTGTTGCAGAACGCTTCTCAACTGCACTAACGGAACGCATGGGCAAGAATGTCGCCGGACACGGGCTGGACACCCGGACCACGATTGGCCCGCTCATTGACAAGGGCACCCGCGACAAAGTCAATGATCTCGTTGTTGAAGCCGTCGCGGACGGTGCAACCGTGACCGTCGGGGGCACGGTGCCCGACGGAGAGGGCTGGTTTTACCCGCCGACAGTTCTCGTCGACGTACCGTCCACGTCCCGCATTCTGAAGGAGGAGATCTTCGGACCTGTCGCCCCGATCATCACGTTCAGCTCCGAGCAGGAGGCAGTGGACCTTGCGAACGCGACGGAGTACGGGTTGGTGTGCTTTGCCTACACGCGCGACCTGGACCGCACCCTCCGCCTCGCGGAGTCCCTGGAAACCGGAATGCTCGGTATCAATACCGGCATTGTCTCCAACCCCGCCGCTCCCTTCGGCGGGGTCAAACAATCCGGCATCGGACGCGAAGGCGGCTTCGAAGGCATCGATGAGTACCTCGAGACCGTGTACGTCGGTATCGCCGGGCCTTCGGCCCCGAACTAG
- a CDS encoding NAD(P)-dependent oxidoreductase, translating to MNDSQNDESFVSDDGGMGASRRPTIGFIGLGNMGIGMTRNLQRAGFDLVVNDVRRETAAELVAAGARWASSPAEVAASATIVITMLPTPRIVRDVVFGADGILEGIPDGGTWIDMSTSVPEVAEEVRSRFPERNLNIVDAPVSGMSVGAANGTLQIFVGATTGQYQNILPVLSAMGDPERILHVGAAGAGYAVKLMINQLWFSHVIATAEVLAIGTAAGVNLDVLRRSLIASPANSNFLEHDVLSILNDGDYDEGFAIKLACKDLGLSIDLARSVGMPSELSALVEQIFVRAKRGYGDLAGEMAPFKLYEDLLGTELRLTSETLSGVAR from the coding sequence ATGAATGACAGTCAGAACGATGAGAGCTTCGTCAGTGACGACGGGGGCATGGGGGCGTCGCGGAGGCCTACGATTGGCTTTATCGGTCTCGGCAATATGGGGATTGGCATGACCCGGAACCTCCAGCGAGCCGGTTTCGACCTTGTGGTCAACGATGTTCGCCGCGAAACGGCGGCCGAGCTTGTTGCCGCAGGAGCCCGTTGGGCATCGAGTCCGGCAGAAGTCGCGGCTTCGGCCACTATTGTGATCACGATGCTGCCAACTCCACGCATCGTTCGTGATGTCGTCTTCGGCGCCGACGGTATTCTTGAGGGGATTCCGGATGGCGGCACGTGGATCGATATGTCGACGTCGGTTCCTGAAGTCGCGGAGGAAGTACGTTCGCGGTTCCCGGAGCGGAATCTCAATATTGTTGATGCGCCGGTCAGTGGAATGTCGGTCGGGGCGGCAAACGGAACCTTGCAGATTTTCGTGGGGGCCACGACCGGGCAGTACCAGAACATCCTCCCGGTCCTGAGCGCCATGGGGGATCCGGAACGAATTCTGCACGTCGGCGCAGCAGGGGCCGGATATGCGGTCAAACTAATGATTAATCAGCTCTGGTTCTCCCACGTGATAGCCACGGCGGAAGTCCTTGCCATTGGGACAGCTGCTGGTGTTAACCTCGATGTTCTGCGCCGATCGCTCATCGCAAGCCCGGCAAACAGCAACTTCCTTGAGCATGATGTCCTTTCCATTCTCAACGACGGCGACTATGACGAGGGTTTCGCGATCAAGCTGGCCTGCAAGGACCTGGGCCTGTCGATCGATCTGGCGCGCAGCGTTGGGATGCCGAGCGAGCTGTCGGCACTGGTCGAGCAGATCTTCGTGCGCGCGAAGCGCGGCTACGGGGATCTGGCTGGCGAGATGGCGCCGTTCAAGTTATATGAGGACCTGCTCGGAACCGAGCTGCGCCTCACGTCCGAAACCTTGTCAGGAGTTGCACGATGA
- a CDS encoding IclR family transcriptional regulator: METPASNHQPGTNNTSGLTRDVRLLELLAGDRSARSGGLSVTELAQLTGRSKSIVSRALSTLAEAGLVRRDPETRAFTVGPRVFAIASKSSEAQLVQLGRPVLRGLVRATMETAHLSILHRGNVLTLASELSPKEVRSAGWEGVTTAAWRTPSGRVLVSDWDDPSLLAWYASHGRDTAVIDAEHFGREPNPFQLHTTPPRTAQTITDAKSLLAEMHRIRVQGYSVVDGELEAGVIAASAPVYDHTGRIHAALNVSGPRERLAPHITDLGIVLNEAATALSRSLGAPSPKSRSHGQQTPIRLPGRH, encoded by the coding sequence ATGGAAACACCGGCTTCAAACCACCAACCCGGCACGAACAACACTTCCGGACTCACCCGCGACGTCCGTCTTCTGGAGCTCCTTGCCGGCGACCGATCCGCGCGCTCAGGCGGACTTAGCGTGACCGAACTGGCGCAACTGACGGGGCGAAGCAAATCGATCGTTTCCCGAGCCCTCAGCACCCTCGCAGAAGCCGGGCTTGTCCGTCGCGACCCGGAAACCCGCGCTTTCACGGTCGGGCCTCGAGTATTCGCGATAGCATCCAAATCCTCAGAAGCGCAGCTCGTTCAACTCGGCCGCCCCGTGCTGCGAGGACTCGTCCGCGCCACCATGGAGACCGCGCACCTTTCAATCCTGCACCGCGGAAACGTCCTGACCCTGGCCAGTGAACTAAGTCCCAAAGAAGTCCGTTCAGCAGGCTGGGAAGGAGTAACCACGGCAGCGTGGCGTACCCCTTCAGGGCGAGTTCTCGTCAGCGACTGGGACGATCCCTCCCTGCTGGCCTGGTATGCGAGCCACGGCCGCGACACCGCCGTCATCGACGCAGAACACTTCGGACGAGAACCCAACCCCTTCCAACTGCACACGACTCCGCCCAGAACCGCACAAACCATAACCGATGCCAAAAGTCTGCTCGCCGAAATGCACCGCATCCGGGTCCAGGGCTACTCCGTCGTCGATGGCGAACTCGAAGCAGGAGTCATCGCAGCTTCGGCCCCCGTATACGACCACACCGGCCGCATCCATGCCGCTCTAAACGTAAGCGGCCCCCGAGAACGACTCGCCCCTCACATCACCGATCTCGGCATCGTCCTCAACGAAGCGGCCACCGCTCTTTCCCGCTCGCTGGGCGCGCCCTCCCCAAAAAGTCGGAGTCACGGCCAGCAAACACCCATAAGGCTCCCGGGCCGCCACTGA
- a CDS encoding recombinase family protein, whose amino-acid sequence MGVARVGQENQLGAVGAYGQMSQQRRPQVGIEIALDGPGSLLFALTGPRARHITLGILIGYTRVSSNGQDAQLQRDALEAAGCGRIFEDKISSRATVRPGLDEALDHLRPTDPLCVWKLDRLGRSVKEVLAIADSLHDQGVGLRILTGTLTGTYNPTGEGKFFFTMMAAFAELERDMIHERTMAGLAAARAQGRTGGRPTVMDTDTLAAARARRANGESPTQIAKALGVSRASIYRHLPSSNPQTVPPGQNP is encoded by the coding sequence TTGGGTGTCGCGCGGGTGGGCCAGGAGAACCAGCTGGGTGCGGTCGGGGCTTATGGCCAGATGTCGCAGCAGCGACGCCCGCAGGTCGGGATTGAGATCGCCTTGGATGGACCCGGATCTCTCCTATTTGCGCTGACTGGTCCCAGGGCGCGTCACATAACCCTAGGGATTCTCATCGGCTACACCCGCGTCTCCAGCAACGGACAAGACGCCCAACTTCAACGAGATGCCCTTGAAGCGGCCGGCTGCGGGCGGATATTCGAAGACAAAATCTCCAGCCGCGCCACCGTCCGCCCCGGGCTCGACGAAGCCCTCGACCACCTCCGCCCGACAGACCCCCTGTGCGTATGGAAATTAGACCGCCTCGGCCGGTCGGTAAAAGAAGTACTCGCCATCGCCGACAGCCTCCACGACCAAGGAGTCGGCCTGCGAATCCTCACCGGAACCCTGACCGGGACCTACAACCCGACCGGAGAAGGAAAATTCTTCTTCACCATGATGGCCGCGTTCGCCGAACTCGAGCGCGACATGATCCATGAACGAACCATGGCAGGCCTCGCAGCCGCCCGGGCCCAGGGCCGCACCGGTGGCCGCCCAACAGTCATGGACACCGATACCCTCGCTGCCGCCAGAGCCAGACGCGCCAACGGTGAAAGTCCCACCCAAATCGCCAAAGCACTCGGCGTATCCCGCGCGTCCATCTACCGCCACCTTCCATCCAGCAACCCCCAAACCGTGCCACCGGGACAGAATCCTTAG